The Hymenobacter sp. DG01 genome has a segment encoding these proteins:
- the dnaA gene encoding chromosomal replication initiator protein DnaA, with protein sequence MLKDCRTVWANCLRVIKATIGEQSFRTWFQPIVPVQLHNNVLLIQVPSTYFYEFLEEHYVEELKRAIHQELGPEGRLEYSIVVDQGNAQQKPRTLNLPTTRKTAGPATVATHAATSMAASAMTSSARNTAAASVAPAPAPPTLRNPFEASKTIERDYLKSQLNTTYTFENYIEGDCNRLARSAGLAVANKPGTTSFNPLMVYGGVGLGKTHLVQAIGNHIKATNTDKFVLYVSAEKFTNQFIESLRSNAVQDFANFYLLVDILILDDVQFLSGKDKTQEMFFHIFNHLHQAGKQIVMTSDRPPRDLVGLEDRLLSRFKWGLTADLQSPDFETRMAIIQNKMQQDGIDIPPQVVEYLAHSVNTNVRELEGVLISLVAQSSLNRREIDLEMAKQALRHIIEEVEAEVNLDFIQKTCAEYFGVPLDLLKAKTRKKEVVTARQVAMYFAKEHTTHSLKSIGHHFGGRDHSTVIHSVQTVSDLIDSDKAFRGTIAELRKKFAGK encoded by the coding sequence ATGCTGAAGGATTGTCGAACCGTATGGGCCAACTGTCTTCGCGTCATCAAGGCAACCATTGGTGAGCAGAGCTTCCGGACGTGGTTTCAACCCATTGTGCCGGTGCAGCTCCACAATAACGTGTTGTTGATACAGGTGCCCAGCACCTATTTCTACGAGTTTCTGGAGGAGCACTACGTGGAGGAGCTGAAGCGCGCCATCCACCAGGAGCTGGGGCCTGAGGGCCGCCTGGAGTACAGCATTGTGGTGGACCAGGGCAACGCCCAGCAGAAGCCGCGCACGCTCAACCTGCCTACTACCCGCAAAACTGCCGGTCCGGCTACGGTAGCCACGCACGCGGCTACCTCTATGGCTGCCAGCGCCATGACCTCCTCGGCCCGCAATACAGCCGCCGCCTCGGTAGCGCCCGCCCCGGCTCCGCCTACCCTGCGCAACCCCTTCGAGGCCAGCAAAACCATTGAGCGCGACTACCTGAAGTCGCAGCTAAATACTACCTACACCTTCGAGAACTACATTGAGGGTGACTGTAACCGCCTGGCCCGCTCGGCGGGTTTGGCCGTGGCGAATAAGCCCGGTACTACCTCCTTCAACCCCTTGATGGTGTACGGGGGGGTAGGGCTGGGCAAGACCCACCTGGTGCAGGCCATCGGCAACCACATCAAGGCCACGAACACGGATAAGTTTGTGCTGTACGTGTCGGCGGAGAAGTTCACGAATCAGTTTATTGAAAGCCTGCGCTCCAATGCCGTGCAGGATTTTGCCAATTTCTACCTGCTGGTGGATATTCTGATTCTGGACGACGTGCAGTTCCTGTCGGGCAAGGACAAAACCCAGGAGATGTTCTTCCACATCTTCAACCACCTGCACCAGGCCGGCAAACAGATTGTGATGACCTCCGACCGGCCGCCCCGCGACCTGGTGGGCCTGGAAGACCGTTTGCTTTCCCGCTTCAAATGGGGCCTGACCGCCGACCTGCAAAGCCCCGACTTTGAGACGCGCATGGCCATCATCCAGAACAAAATGCAGCAGGATGGCATCGACATTCCGCCGCAGGTAGTGGAGTACCTGGCCCACTCGGTGAATACCAACGTGCGGGAGCTGGAAGGTGTGCTGATTTCGCTGGTGGCCCAGAGTAGCCTCAACCGTCGCGAGATTGACCTGGAAATGGCCAAGCAGGCGCTTCGCCACATCATTGAGGAGGTAGAAGCCGAAGTAAACCTCGACTTCATTCAGAAAACCTGCGCCGAATACTTTGGGGTGCCTCTGGATCTGCTGAAAGCCAAAACCCGCAAAAAAGAGGTGGTAACGGCCCGGCAGGTAGCCATGTACTTCGCCAAGGAGCACACCACGCACTCCCTGAAAAGCATCGGTCACCACTTCGGCGGCCGTGACCATAGCACCGTCATCCACTCCGTGCAAACGGTTTCGGACCTGATTGATTCTGACAAAGCCTTTCGGGGCACCATTGCGGAGCTGCGCAAGAAATTTGCCGGCAAGTAA
- a CDS encoding OsmC family peroxiredoxin yields MINQRGNAEWNGDIKGSGTISTQSGTVSAPYSVGARFEGQKGTNPEELIGAAHAGCYTMFLTSILTKDGKQVKQIRTESKVTLDTSGEVPKIVKISLTTEGEVEGLSQEEFQQYAQTAKKNCPVSQVLSAVPEMELASATLK; encoded by the coding sequence ATGATCAACCAGCGTGGCAACGCCGAATGGAACGGCGACATTAAAGGCAGCGGCACCATCAGCACCCAGAGCGGCACGGTATCGGCCCCGTACTCGGTGGGCGCCCGTTTTGAAGGGCAGAAAGGCACCAACCCAGAGGAGCTGATTGGAGCGGCCCACGCCGGCTGCTATACCATGTTCCTGACCAGCATCCTGACCAAAGACGGCAAGCAGGTAAAACAGATCCGCACTGAGTCGAAGGTAACGCTGGACACCTCTGGCGAGGTACCCAAAATCGTGAAAATCAGCCTGACCACGGAGGGCGAGGTAGAAGGCCTTTCGCAGGAAGAGTTTCAGCAGTACGCTCAAACTGCCAAGAAAAACTGCCCCGTTTCGCAGGTGCTCAGCGCCGTGCCGGAAATGGAGCTGGCCTCGGCTACGCTAAAATAA